The DNA sequence GTTCCCCGGGATGAGCTCGGGCGTGCTGTCGCCTCCCACTTCGTCGACACCTGGGAGGCGGAGACGTCGGCGCCGCTCCGGGTGCTGCTCTCGTCGGCTCTCTCCGGTAGCGCCGCAGCGGAACGGGTCACCGAGGTCTTCCGAACGCAGCTGGAGCCGATCGTCGCCGCCTCCGGAGCGGTCGACCAGCGCGAGGCGACCGAGCGGGCCGGACTCATCGCCAGCCAGGTGCTCGGGTTCGCCCTGTGCAGGTACGTGCTGCTGCTGCCGCCGATCGTGGCGTTGGAGCCGGCAGCGGCCGTAGCGTGGCTCGGCCCGACCATCCAGCGCTATCTGGTCGAACCCGCGCCGTGACCCCGAGCCGCCGTCGCTCGACTAGCGCGAGCCGGCCTGATCGACGGTGCGCGCCGGGTTCTCCTCCGTACGCGCCGCGACGAGGGTGACGGTCGTCGCAGCGGCCCGGTCGTACGGCGTGAGTCCCGAGCCGGGGAACAGCGAGACGACGTAGACGATCGGCAGGGCGTAGGCGAGCACGAGGAGTACGTCCACGGCCGGTGACGGATCGCCGGGGCCGCCCGCCACGATCCCGATCACCGCCGCGTGTCCGATTGCCCAGGGCAGGCCGACCTTCAGGCAGTTCCGGAGCAGCGCCTTCGAGAATCGGACTCTGCCTCCGGTCGCCGCATCCCGCACGGCGAGCCGGAACAGCCGCTTGCCCGGCGTCGCCCCGCCGAGAACGGATTCCGCGACACTCAGGCCGACCGCGACGGGGACGACCACGAGCGCGGCCGACACCACGTTGAGTGCCAACGGGTCGAGACGGTGCAGCCCGCCGGACAGATACAGCGGGACGCCGACCGCCGCGATCATCGCGCACCACCCGAGGATGCACACGCAGTCGACCGACCACGCCGCCAGTCTCCGCCAGGGATGCTTCGCCATTCGCGCAGGCTACCGATCCGCCGTCCGGGCAAGCAAACACTCGGCCGCTGCGGAGGCCGTGGTTGACCGTGACCGCGCTCGAAGGTAAAGTCAACAAATGTAGGCCAACATGCGTTGACATCGAGGGGGGATCATGAATCCACAACAGCCCGACGTTCTGGTCGTCGGAGCCGGCCCCGCCGGCCTCACGACCGCAGCCCGACTCCTTCAGCACGGCGTGACGGCGCAGGTCGTCGACGGAAATGCGATGGGCGCGAACACGTCACGGGCCGCCGTCATCCACGCACGCACCCTGGAACAGCTGGAGACCCTGGGCGTGACGGGCCGGCTCGTGAGCGACGGGGTCATCGTCCCGGTCTTCACGCTCCGGGATCGCGAGCGGGTGCTGGGCAGTATCGACTTCTCCGGCCTGCCGACGAAGCACCCGTACACGCTCATGCTCCCGCAGTGGCGCACCGAGGAGGTCCTCCGGGACCGGCTCGCCGAGCTCGGCGGAGAGGTCCAGTGGAGCACCACGGCGCTGGCCGTCTCTCCCACCGACCGCGGTGCGGAGGTCGTGCTCGCGACACCGGAGGGCGAGCAGACCGTGTCCGCGCGCTATGTGGTCGGCGCGGACGGCTTCCGGAGCACCGTGCGATCCGAGGCCGGTATCGCATTCGAGGGCGGCGAGTACGCGCAGTCCTTCGTCCTCGCCGACGTGACCCTCGACTGGCCGCTGCCGTCAGCCGAAGTGCAGTTGTTCTTCTCCCCGGCGGGGCTGGTCGTCGTCGCCCCGCTCCCGGGCGGCCACCACCGGATCGTGGCGACAGCGGACGACGCGCCAGAGACCCCGTCGCTCGACTACCTGCAGACCCTGCTCTCGACTCGGGGACCGGGTGACAGCACCGTCCGGGCTGTGGAGTGGACGTCACGATTCCGGGTGCACCATCGGCTCGCCGCGCAGTACCGATCGGGAGACCTCTTCCTCGTCGGCGACGCCGCGCACGTGCACAGCCCCGCCGGAGGGCAGGGCATGAACACGGGCATCCAGGATGCCATCGACCTCGCCGACACCCTCGCCGCCGCCCTCCACGACGACCCGGCGGCGGACCTCGACGGCTACGAACGACGTCGCCGGCCGGTGGCCAGGGAGGTCGTGAAGCTCACGGACCGGATGACCACAGCCGCGACGCTGCGCCCCTGGGCGGGACGCGTGGCGCGGAACACCGTGCTCGGCCTCGCGCTCGGTTCGGCGCGGGTGCGCCGCGCCGCCGCGATGCGCATCGCCGAACTACGGTGACCCTCCGCATCACCGGACATCGAGAGAGAAGAAGGAGCAGCCCCATGCAGATCCTGAACGTCACCACGCACGCCTCCGACCTGGACGAGTGCGAACAGTTCTACGCGCACATCCTCGGACTGCCGGCCGCGTACACGAGCGACCGCGCCGCCGTGGAGGTGCAGGTCGGAAGCACCACGCTCCGGTTCGAGCGGGAGGAGAGCCAGGACGCCGGGTTCGACCACCTCGCGTTCGAGGTGCCGGCAGCGAGGTTCGCGGAGGCGAAGAGTTGGCTGACCCAGCGCGTTCCGCTCCTCCTGCTGAACGGTGAGGACGAGATCGAGGGGCCGCCGGGATGGAACTCCCGCTCCGTCTACTTCTCCGGCCCGTCCGGCTCGGTCCTCGAGCTCATCGCGCGCCGGGACCGCGACCACGCAGCAACCGGACCGTTCACGAGCGCCGATCTGCTCAACGTCAGCGAAGTCGGTCTCGCCGTCCCCGACGTGATCGCGACAGCGCAGGCAGCGGAGGACGCGGGCGTCCGTCCTTTCGCTGCGCCGCCGGCCCCGGCGTTCGCTCCGGTCGGCGATCGAGACGGACTGCTCATCCTGGTGCAGCCGGGGCGCCCCTGGCTGCCGACGACCGATCGGCCCTCGGGTCAGCGCCGGATCTCCGTGGTGGCTCGCGGCGCCGCACCGGCGGTCTTCGAGGCCGGCGCGGCGACGGTGCGCCTCGTCGGCTGAGTGCTGGGGGCTTCTGCTGTCAGCGACACTGCTGACAGCAGAGAGCGTGCCCGTGGGTCTCGACAGCGAGGAGTGTTGGTCGCATGAGCGATTCTCCGAAGGTTCCGGTGTTCTCCGAGGCGATGCGAAGTCCGTTGTACGAGCGCAGAGTCCTCGTCCTGGACGGCCCGCTGGACGACGACAACGGGACGCTGCTGGCGACACAGCTCATCAGCCTGGCGACCGAGGACGAGTCCAGCGACATCTCGCTGTGGATCCACTCGCCGGGCGGCTCGGTCCCGGCGATGCTCGCGATCCGGGACATCATGCACACCATCCCGAACGACGTGTCGACGCTCGTGTTCGGGATCGCCTACAGCGCCGGGCAGTTCCTGCTCTCGGCGGGGACGAAGGGCAAGCGCAAAGCGTTCCCCAACGCTCGCGTGCTGATGCATCAGGGCTCCGCGGGAATCGCGGGCACCGCCGTCGACATCGAGCTGCAGGCCGACGATCTGCGCCACACGCGCGACACCGTCCTGGAGCTGATCGCCGACGACACCGGCCAGCCCTTCGCGCGCGTCTTCGAGGACTCCCTCCACGACCACTGGTACACCGCCGAGGAGGCGCTGGAGTACGGCTTCATCGACACGATCGTGCGATCGTTCGACCAGTTCAGACCCACTGCCGGAGCCGCGCCGGGGCGTCTCTCCCCGTTCGATGGAGGTGCGCGATGAGCAGTTACACGATCCCGAACGTGATCGCCGAGCATCCCCGTGGCGAACGGATCATGGACGTCTACTCGCACCTCCTCACCGAGCGGATCGTCTACCTGGGCACGGCCCTCGACGCCGGCGTCGCCAACGCTCTGATCGCACAGCTGCTCCACCTCGACTCCACCAGTCCGGACAGCGACATCCAGCTCTACATCAACTGCGAGGGCGGCGATCCGAGCGCCATGCTGGCGATCTACGACACGATGCGGTTCATCCGCCCGCAGGTGGCGACCACCTGCGTCGGTCAGGCGGTCTCGGTCGGCGCCGTCCTCCTCGCCGCCGGCGCGGCGGGCAAGCGGGCCGCGCTGCCGCACGCGCGTATCGTGCTCCATCAGCCGGCCGCGCAGGGCCGTGGCGCGATCCCGGACCTGATCCTCCAGGCCGACGAGGTCGTGCGGATGCGGGCCGACATCGAGGAGGTGCTCACCCGTCACACCGGACAGACGGTGAAGACATTGCGAGCCGACACGGACCACGACCGCGTCTTCACCGCGGCCTCGGCCCGCGACTACGGGTTGCTCGACCATGTGATCGAACGTCGGTGAGGATCCAGCGCCTCACGGATCATGCCGCGGCTCGTAGCTCACGAGCCCCACCGTGTTCCCCTCGCTGTCCTCGATGAACGCGATCCACTCGTCGTTTCCCGCTGGGCCGATCGTGTCGTCCTGGTGGGTGAAGACGACGTGCGGCTCGGTGACCACCCGCACACCATCGCCGCGCAACCGCTCGACCAGTGCGGCCACATCGTCGACCTGGAGGTACACCAGCGCCGACGGAGCGCCCTTCTCCAGCAGGAGGCGGCCGATGCCGATGTTGAAGAACAGCAGCCCGGGCGGGTCGAAACGGGCGGCGGGCGACTCGCCGAGCAGGTTCTCGTAGAACGCGGCGGCGCGGTCGAGGTCGTCGGCGTGCTGTGCGACCTGCAGAATCTCCACGCGCCCAGTATCGGATCGGGCGGCGGGCGGCGCCAGCCCCGGCGTGGTGAGCGCGCTGTGCGGAGGGAAGGGCCGAAAACGCCCACGACCCCCTCTAGACGCCCCGCCGCCTCCCGTTCGATGATGCGCACGAGCCGGCCCGTCCGCCGGCGGGAGGACGGGTCATCATGGCCGACGACGGCATTCAGCGCGGTTCCCTTCCGATCCCGGATCGGCGCGATGCCGGGTTCACCACGTTCGACGCGAAGGATCCGGACACCTCCTATCCGCCGATCACGCGGCTGAGGCCGCCGGCCGGAGCGCCGAACGTGCTCATCGTGCTGCTGGACGACGTGGGGTTCGGGGCGTCGAGCGCGTTCGGCGGGCCGGTGCACATGCCGACCGCCGAGCGGCTGGCGGCCACCGGGCTCCGCTACAACCGGTTCCACACCACCGCGCTCTGCTCGCCGACCCGGGCTGCGTTGCTGTCCGGGCGCAACCACCACGCGGTCGGGATGGGCTCCATCACCGAGCTGGCGACCAGCGCTCCCGGGTACTCGTCGCTGCGCCCGAACTCCATGCAGCCGCTGGCGGAGATCCTGCGGCTCAACGGCTACGCGACCGCGCACTTCGGCAAGTGCCACGAGGTGCCGCAGTGGGAGACCAGCCCGGCCGGCCCGTTCGACCGCTGGCCCAGCCCCGGCAACGGGTTCGAGAAGTTCTACGGGTTCATCGGCGGCGAGGCGAGCCAGTACTACCCGGCGCTGCACGAGGGCACGACCCCGGTCGACCCGCCGCGCACGCCGGAGGAGGGCTACCACCTGACCGAGGACCTCACCGATCACGCCATCGAGTGGATCCGCGAGCAGAAGGCGCTCGCGCCCGACAAGCCGTTCTTCGCGTACGTCGCCACGGGCGCCACGCACACGCCGCACCACGTCCCTCCCGAGTGGTCCGCGAAGTACCGCGGCGCGTTCGACGACGGCTGGGACGCGTTGCGCGAGAGCACGTTCCGTCGGCAGAAGGAGGTCGGCGCGATCGGGCCGGACGCAGAGCTGACCGCCCGCCCCGACGAGATCCCCGCCTGGGACGACATGCCCGACGAGCTGAAGCCGGTGCTGCGCCGGGAGGCCGAGAACTACGCCGGCTTCCTCGAGCACACCGACCACCACGTCGGCCGGCTGCTGGACGACCTGGAGGCGCAGGGCATCCTCCAGGACACGCTCGTCTTCTACATCATCGGCGACAACGGAGCCTCGGCCGAGGGCGGCATCGACGGCACGTTCAAGGCGATGGTGTCCGCGAACGGCGGCGACGACCTCCAGACCGCGGCGGTGATGACCGCCGAGCTCGACAAGTGGGGCGGGCCGGAGTCGTACCCGCACTACGCGGTCGGCTGGGCGCACGCGTTCTGCACTCCCTACCAGTGGACCAAGCAGGTCGCGTCGCACTGGGGCGGCACCCGCAACGCGACCATCGTGCACTGGCCGGCCGGGATCGCCGACGGCGGCGGGTTCCGCTCGCAGTTCACGCACGTCATCGACGTGGCGCCGACCGTGCTGGAGGCCGCGGGGCTCCCGGCGCCGGCGACGGTGCACGGCGTGACGCAGGAGCCGCTGCACGGCACGAGCATGACCTACACCTTCGCGAGCGCGGACGCCCCGGAGCGGCACGACACCCAGTATTTCGAGATGATGTGCAACCGCGGCATCTACCACCGCGGCTGGTCGGCGGTGACCAAGCACCGGACGCCGTGGCACTTCACCGGCAGCGGCCCGGCGTTCGAGGACGACGTCTGGGAGCTGTACGACGGCAACTCCGATTGGACTCAGTCCCACGACCTCGCGGCCGAGCAGCCCGAGAAGCTGGCGGCCCTGCAGCGGCTGTTCTTCATCCAGGCCAGCCGGTTCGACGTGTTCCCGCTGGACGACCGCCTCCTCGAGCGCCTCACCCCGCGCATCGCCGGGCGGCCGGAGCTGGTCGAGGGTGACGAGCAGCTCCTGTTCGCCGGGATGCGCTCGCTGAGCGAGGACAACGTCGTGAACCTCAAGAACCGGTCGCACTCCGTCACCGCCGAGGTCGTCATCCCGGACGGCGGCGCGGAGGGCGTGATCCTCGGCCAGGGCGGCCTCACCGGAGGCTGGGTGCTCTACCTGAAGGAGGGCGCCCTCGCCTACGCCTACAACTTCGTCGGTTACCAGGTCACCCGCATCGCGGGCGGCGAGCCGGTCCCGCCGGGCGAGCACCAGCTGCGGATGGAGTTCGCCTACGACGGCGGAGGGGTCGGGAAGGGCGGCACGGTCACCCTGTTCGTGGACGGCGCGGAGACGGCCTCCGGACGGGTGGAGCGCACCCACATCACCTCGTTCAACCTGGACGAGACCAACGATGTCGGCCGCGACACCGGCTCCCGCGTGGTCACCGACTACCCGGCGACAGGCAACGACTTCACGGGCACGATCAAGGTGATCCGGGTGGTGGGCGGCGACGACGGTCAGGGCCACCTGGTTGACCCGGAGCAGCTGCACCTGACGGCGATGCTGCGGCAGTGAGGAGGTGAGGGCGCGCTAGCGGTCGTCCGCCCCGCCGCCCGACGCGGTGTCCGCGCCGTCGTCGGGATCCTCCGACTGCGTGCCGGAGCCGTCGGGGAGGTCGTCGGGGTCGGGGTGGCGTGCGTCGCGATCGGTCATCGTTCGTCGTCCTTCCTCTGTGCGCACCGGCGGGTATGCCTGCCGTGCCGGGAACCGTACTCCCGACCTCCGGCGAGGGCGACCCTGGTCCCGACCCCTGTCTTCGCACCGCCCCGAGTTCTAGAATGCGAGGCAGCGAACTCGCCTATCCGATCCCGAGGAGGCGAAGATGGTCGCTGAGCACGACCCGCCCCGGCGGGTGGACTTCTCGAGCACCGACCCGCTCGAGACGAGAGACTTCCTGGACGACTCCTACGGCTGGCGGATGCGGCTGCCGCGGCCGAGCGCGCCCGCCGAGCCGCTGAACGTGTCGATGGTGGCGGCCGGTCCGCTGATCTCGGCGCGCGCCGTCGCGCCGGGCGACCTCTCCTACTCGGTGCGCGGCGACGACTACGTGGTGATCGACACCCTCCTCGACGGGACGTTCGAGCTCGAGCATCCGGGCGGAGTGGACCGGTACGGGCGCGGGGATGTCTACATCGCCAACTACCCGGACGCCGAGTTCACCTCCAGCACCCACGACATCCGGGTGCTGACCACGACTCTGCCATGCTCGGTGCTCGACGACGTCGCCAATCCAGACCCCGAGGCGGAGGCCGCTCCCGTGAGCTTCCTGGCGGCGACGCCGCGCGAGGGCGACGCGAGGCACTGGCGCGCGGTCAGCCGGTTCGTCGACCGGATGCTGAACGACCCGGCCTTCGAGCCGCCGCCGCTGGTGACTTCCGCGCTGGTGCGCAACCTCGCGGCCGCCGCGCTCACGACATTCGCCAACACCGCAACACCGGAGCCGACGTGGCGGGATCAGCACGACGCGCACCCCGCGACCGTCCGCCGTGCGGTCGCGTTCATCGAGGCCAACCCGGACATCGACATCTCGCTCGGCGACATCGCCCGCGCGGCGGGAACGACGCCGCGCGCGGTCGAGATCGCCTTCCGCCGCCACCTCGACAGCGACCCGCTCGCCGAGCTGCGGCGCGTGCGGCTCGCGGAGGCGCACCGCGAGCTGGAGGACGCGCAGCGGATCGACCGCGGGGCGCTGGCGGAGGTCGCCTCGCGATGGGGCTACCCGGAGGTCGACCGGTTCGTCGCGGAGTACACGGCGGCGTACAGGCGGCCACCGGAAGCGCGCGGCTGACGGCGACGTCCGGTCATCGGCACGACGGCGACGCGCCGGCCGGCGCGGTCACGACTGTTGCCGGCGTCCCCGCAGCGCCGCCGCAGCCGCGACGATCCCACTGCCGGCCGCGATCAGGCCGCCGACGCCGAGCAGCAGCCACGGCGGCGGCGCGCTCGACCCGGTGTCCGCGAGGGTGGTCGGCCCGCCGTCGTCCGCCGGCGTCACCGGTGACGGCGTCGGCGTCGGGGTGGGCGTCGGCGTCGGCGTGACCGCCGTCAGCGTGTTCTGCACGACGACCTGTGTGAAGTCGCCGAGCGCCACGGTGAACGTGTCGCCGAGCGTGTACGGCTGCCGCGTCGTGCCCACCTCGATGTACGCGCTGGTGGCGACATCCACGTTCGCGGCCGCTCCCGTCTGCGGCTCGGTGACCGTGCAGGTGAGCGTCGCGTCGGTCACCGCGATGCCGGAGTCGTTCGCTCCCTGGCCCGCCGCGACGGTCAGGTCGCCGTCGAACGCGTCGTCGGAGCAGTCGATCGCGAGCGTGGCGGCGTCCGGGCGCAGCGTGGTGTCGGGCGTCGTGTCCTTCACCACCGAGAACGAGCCGTAGGGCTGGTAGCGGTTGACGAAGTGGCAGCTCGCCTGCGCGCTGCCGGGGGTCAGGGCGACCGAGACGCTGGCGGCGGTCAGGTCGACCGATACCGTGTTCGCCCCGCAGGTCGCCGAGTCGAGCACCCAGAAGCCTCCGGAGTCCGGGGCGGGCATCGACTCCAGGATCGTGTACTGCGAGCCCGGCGCCGCGGACAGCCCGGTGGCGGACGGCGTCGCCTGCACCTCGACGCCCGGCGTCGTCGTGGTCGCGACCGGGTCCTCGACCTTGGTCAGGTTGTCTCGGTCGTCGAGCACGGCGTACCCGAACGTTCCGACGCCGTTCAGCGTCGTCTTGTAGATGTCGATCCCGCCGGACGGGTCGAACTCGTTGGCGAACAGGCACGCCACGTCCGATCCCGGCGGCGCTGTGTACGTCGCCGTCGCCGTTGCGGGTGTTCCCGGCGTGTTGGTGAACGGGATGGCCGCGCCGTTGCACACGGCGTTCGTCATCCGCCAGGTGCCCGGCCCGGTCTGGGAGAAGTCGGTGGGCTGCTGCTCGGTCGCCGTGTAGGTGCCGGCCGGCGCGCCGGTTCGGGTGGCGAACACCACGGGTGTGCCCGGCGTAGCGGTCTCCGCGGTGAACGGCTCCGGGACGTTGCTCGGGCCGGTGATGGTGAACGGGAAGCTCCCGGTCGCGCCGTACGACACCTTCGCGAGCTGGCCGTCGCCGAGCGGGGTGGGCGTATTCGTGTAAGTGCAGGTGACGTGGTCGTCCGGCGCGAGGTTCACACTGGTCGTCGCGCCGGAGTAGGTCACGACGCTCGCGCCGTTCGCGGACACGCACGACGCCTGCGCGGGAGGTTGCCAGCCGCCCTTGCTCTGCTCGGTGAAGCTCCAGGGCGGCTGGGTCAGGCTCCCGAGCGTGGCCCCGCGGACCAAGTCGATCGAGCCGTCCGTGCCGGGAGCGCCCGCCACAGTGAAGGCGCCGCCCGGGTTGTACGAGATGTTCCCCTGGAACGGGAAGGTGTCCGACTGCGCGCCGAGCACGTGCTTGACGATCGTGATGGTGCCGGGCGGCGGGGGAGGCGTGACCAGGTAGTAGTAGCAGAACACGTGCGTGCTGGCCTGCGGGAAGGTGACGGCGTCGACGTTGTCGCCGTTGAGGGCGTCCTGCGAGCAGCGGAGCGCGCCGAAGCCCACGTCGGGGTTGCCGTTCAGCGGGGCTGCCGGGGTACCGCCCTCCACCCAGACGGTGCGGCCGCCCTGGGCCGCGGAGGTCTCCGCGGCGTTCAACTGGACGGTCACCGCGCCCGCGATGGTCTGCGGGACGCCGCCGGGGCCGAGCACGGGCTGACCCTGGGCGTCCAGCAGCGGCGTGCTCGCCTGCGTGACGATGTCGGACCGGTAGACGCCGGTCACGGTGGACAGGTAGTCGGTCGCCTCCGTCTTCCCGGTGATGCTCGACCCGGTCGAGAACCGCCACCCGGTGTAAGGGCGGCAATTCGGCGACCCGCTCGCCTCGGCCGTCGGGTTCACGATGCCGTTGGCCGGGTAGGTCGAGTCCGGACCGAGGTTGAAGAGCGACTCCTGGATGTTGTTGCGGGCCTTGTTGGCCATGATGTCCGCGTAGCTGTCGCAGACGCGGGCCACGTAGGTGACCTGCAGCGGGGTGGGCGACTGCGCGGCTGCGGGAGGCGTCCACGCCGGCACGACGGCGCCCACGATCGCCGCGCCCAGCCCGGCGATCCCGACCGCGGCGGCAAAGCGACGTTTTCTCATGCTCCCCCGCATGGGGTACACGCTAGGTGCGGGGAGGGGCGCGTGCATAGGGGTGATCGCGCGAGGGGGTCATCCGGCGCGTCGCCCCGGCTCACTCAGTCGTCACGCGCGGCCGTGGTGCCCCCGGGCCGGTACGTCCCGAAGCTCCACTCGTTCCCCTCGGGATCGAGGACGCGCGCGCGACGACCTCCCCAGTCCGTGTCCTCCGGGGCGATGACAGCACGTCCCCCGGCGTCGACCGCGCGCGCGAAGACGGCGTCCACGTCATCGACGCGCAGATAGAGCCCCCCACCGGTCGTGGTGCCGAGCAGCGCCCGCGACTCGTACGCCTGGTCGCTCGTGGAGACCATGATGGCCGCATCGCCCGCCCGCACCTCCGCATGCTCCACCCGCCCGTCGGCCGCATCGAAGCGCGCGACAACGTCGAACCCGACGGCGGCGAACCAGTCGAGCGCGCTCGACGCGTCCCGGTAGGCGAGGTAGGCGGAGAGCTCCATGTGCGGCACGATACGACGGTCGCGGCGCTGGAAGAATACCCCCATGGCCGAGCCGACGAAGGAGCGTGTGAGCGGCCACCCGTCGCGCCCGCCCCGCTGGAGCCAGCGCCGCCGACTCCTGATCGTGCTCGCCCTGAACGCCGCCCTGATCGTCGGCCTCGTCGTCGCGGGGCTGCTGTCGAACTCGATGAGCGTGCTCGCGGCAGCCGGCGACACCGCCGCGGACTGTCTCGCGCTCGTTCTCGGCCTGATCGCGGTCGCACTGCGCGACCGCCGCCCGGACCATCCGCACGCCCAGCGGCCCATCGCGATCGCTGCGCTCGTCAACGCGACCCTGCTGCTGCTCGTGACGCTCATGGTCGTGATCGAGGCCGTGTCCCGGTTGCGCGAGGGCTCGCCGCCCGTCGAGGGCGTCCCGATGGTCGTCGTCAGCCTCGTCACCGTCGTGGTGATGCTGGCCGGCGCGTTCGTCCTGGGCCGCTCCGCCGCGGGGGAGGACGTCCACATGCGCTCTGTCCTGCTCGACGCGCTCGCCGACGCCGCCGCGGCGGCCGCGATCGCGGTGGCGGGCGTGGTCATCCTGGCCGCCGGCGGTCTCTACTGGCTCGACCCGGTGCTCGCGCTCGCCGTGTCGGCGCTGATCGCGAC is a window from the Leifsonia shinshuensis genome containing:
- a CDS encoding VOC family protein; its protein translation is MGVFFQRRDRRIVPHMELSAYLAYRDASSALDWFAAVGFDVVARFDAADGRVEHAEVRAGDAAIMVSTSDQAYESRALLGTTTGGGLYLRVDDVDAVFARAVDAGGRAVIAPEDTDWGGRRARVLDPEGNEWSFGTYRPGGTTAARDD
- a CDS encoding cation diffusion facilitator family transporter encodes the protein MAEPTKERVSGHPSRPPRWSQRRRLLIVLALNAALIVGLVVAGLLSNSMSVLAAAGDTAADCLALVLGLIAVALRDRRPDHPHAQRPIAIAALVNATLLLLVTLMVVIEAVSRLREGSPPVEGVPMVVVSLVTVVVMLAGAFVLGRSAAGEDVHMRSVLLDALADAAAAAAIAVAGVVILAAGGLYWLDPVLALAVSALIATAAVQLVVKAVAALRGRVVEFDGG